The following coding sequences are from one Kushneria phosphatilytica window:
- a CDS encoding MATE family efflux transporter yields MSTTPTASRQRFNEIRRLAWPIIVSNISVPLLGLVDTAVVGHLPDPRYLAAVTLGATLFSFLFWGFGFLRMGTTGLAAQAYGAEDEQALRNLLGQALIIALGLGVALIALSEPLIELGLWLLHGEPDTRALAEGYAHIRILAAPAVLINYAIIGWFLGQQNSRVTLILMLTTNSLNIVLDLLFVLGFDMTSNGVAAASAIAEYATLGVGIVLVRHRLGQLSGELDSRPLKRWSAYATLFRVNRHLFVRTLCLLFAMAFFTSQGARLGDTPLAANAVLMQLVMMISYGLDGFANAAEALTGRAAGRHDWADFALTVRTCLLLSLITAGGAALVFAFWGSDLIALLTDLASVRDFADRYLGWVVIMPLIAVWSYLFDGVFIGATATRPMRDTLILALAVYLPVWWLTQPFGNHGLWLAFTVFTLVRSAGLGGVYLYRRRHDWR; encoded by the coding sequence ATGAGCACCACGCCCACGGCGTCCCGTCAGCGTTTTAATGAAATTCGCCGACTCGCCTGGCCGATCATCGTCTCGAATATCAGCGTTCCCCTGTTGGGTCTGGTGGACACGGCCGTGGTCGGCCATCTGCCGGATCCCCGTTATCTGGCCGCCGTCACCCTGGGCGCTACCCTGTTCAGCTTCCTGTTCTGGGGTTTCGGTTTCCTGCGCATGGGCACCACCGGTCTCGCGGCCCAGGCATACGGTGCCGAGGACGAGCAGGCACTGCGCAATCTGCTCGGCCAGGCGTTGATCATCGCACTCGGACTGGGGGTAGCGCTGATCGCGCTCTCCGAGCCGCTGATCGAACTGGGACTCTGGCTGCTCCATGGTGAGCCGGACACCCGAGCGCTGGCCGAAGGCTATGCCCATATCCGCATCCTTGCCGCACCCGCGGTACTGATCAACTACGCCATCATCGGCTGGTTTCTGGGGCAGCAGAACAGCCGGGTCACGCTGATCCTGATGCTGACCACCAACAGCCTCAATATCGTGCTGGACCTGCTGTTTGTGCTCGGATTCGACATGACCAGCAATGGCGTGGCCGCCGCTTCGGCGATTGCCGAGTACGCCACCCTGGGCGTGGGCATTGTGCTCGTGCGTCATCGCCTGGGCCAGCTGTCAGGAGAGCTGGATAGCCGACCCCTGAAACGGTGGAGCGCTTACGCCACGCTTTTTCGCGTCAACCGTCATCTGTTCGTGCGTACACTCTGCCTGCTGTTCGCGATGGCGTTTTTCACATCCCAGGGGGCACGTCTGGGTGATACCCCGCTGGCTGCCAATGCCGTACTGATGCAGCTGGTCATGATGATTTCATATGGGCTCGATGGTTTCGCCAATGCCGCCGAGGCGCTCACCGGGCGAGCTGCCGGTCGTCATGACTGGGCGGATTTCGCACTTACGGTCAGAACCTGTCTGCTGCTGTCATTGATCACGGCTGGTGGGGCAGCCCTGGTGTTCGCTTTCTGGGGCAGCGATCTGATCGCGCTGCTGACCGACCTTGCCTCGGTACGGGATTTCGCTGATCGCTATCTCGGCTGGGTCGTCATCATGCCGCTGATTGCCGTCTGGAGTTATCTGTTCGATGGGGTCTTTATTGGCGCAACTGCCACGCGGCCGATGCGCGACACCCTGATTCTGGCCCTCGCCGTCTATCTGCCGGTCTGGTGGCTGACCCAACCTTTCGGCAATCACGGGCTATGGCTGGCCTTCACGGTATTTACCCTGGT